One window of Alkaliphilus metalliredigens QYMF genomic DNA carries:
- a CDS encoding 4Fe-4S dicluster domain-containing protein has product MAKCGMVIDQRRCTGCAACSIACKNENNVPDGIYWSHYIMETKGEFPNIIQNYISTLCNHCEDAPCVTACPVNPKAMYKQDNGITMHDEETCIGCRACETACPYGVIYYNDEEPFGKWRSGDGAELTEKVGGNVIPYYNPDRAASYAGIRRGNKVEKCTFCDHRVANGEEPYCVDACPSNARTFGDLDDSSSEVSKLLANNDSLVLQPEENTKPQVYYINKFDVKE; this is encoded by the coding sequence TTGGCTAAATGTGGAATGGTCATTGACCAGAGAAGATGTACAGGTTGCGCAGCTTGCTCAATTGCCTGTAAAAATGAAAACAATGTACCCGATGGGATTTATTGGTCTCATTATATTATGGAAACCAAGGGTGAATTCCCCAATATAATACAAAATTATATTTCAACCCTATGTAATCACTGTGAGGATGCTCCCTGCGTGACAGCTTGTCCAGTGAATCCTAAGGCAATGTATAAACAAGATAACGGTATTACAATGCATGATGAAGAGACCTGTATAGGATGTCGTGCCTGTGAAACTGCATGTCCCTATGGTGTCATTTATTACAATGATGAAGAACCTTTTGGGAAATGGCGTTCTGGCGATGGTGCTGAATTAACGGAAAAAGTCGGGGGAAATGTGATTCCATACTATAACCCTGATCGTGCAGCAAGCTATGCTGGGATCAGAAGAGGGAATAAAGTAGAAAAGTGCACATTCTGTGATCATAGAGTTGCCAATGGTGAGGAACCATACTGTGTGGATGCTTGTCCTTCAAATGCCAGAACATTTGGGGATTTGGATGACTCAAGTAGCGAGGTAAGCAAACTACTGGCAAACAATGATAGTTTGGTGCTACAACCAGAAGAAAACACAAAACCACAAGTATACTATATTAATAAATTTGACGTTAAAGAATAA
- a CDS encoding TorD/DmsD family molecular chaperone produces MENFQVHEQLRCAMYNLLAQCYKMPEIALKEEKVIETLGELLPLINDEAANYVKEMMVELSQEGKLEEIKKEYLKLFVGPKTLLAPPYGSLYLENKGQVMGPSTHDAMRMYHEAGLEKATDFREPPDHIRVELEFMYYLIANVIESCEDGNWDGAEKYVQLQLEFLTKHIGSWVRPFTQNVNQNAKTKFYQNLGLITEIFIRQECVKDSLAMKEEFIELKQSSNN; encoded by the coding sequence GTGGAAAATTTTCAAGTTCATGAACAGTTGAGATGTGCCATGTACAATTTGTTAGCACAGTGCTATAAAATGCCAGAAATAGCATTGAAGGAAGAAAAAGTAATTGAAACATTGGGAGAACTTTTACCCCTCATAAATGATGAAGCTGCTAACTATGTAAAGGAAATGATGGTTGAATTAAGCCAAGAAGGAAAACTAGAAGAAATTAAAAAAGAGTATCTAAAGTTATTTGTGGGACCTAAAACGCTTTTGGCCCCTCCTTATGGTTCTTTATATTTAGAAAACAAAGGGCAGGTAATGGGTCCATCAACCCATGATGCAATGAGAATGTATCATGAAGCCGGCTTAGAGAAAGCAACAGATTTCAGAGAGCCTCCAGATCATATTCGTGTTGAATTAGAATTCATGTATTATTTAATTGCAAATGTAATCGAGTCCTGTGAAGATGGAAATTGGGATGGGGCAGAGAAATATGTTCAGCTACAATTAGAATTTTTGACAAAGCATATCGGTAGTTGGGTAAGACCTTTCACACAAAATGTAAATCAAAATGCCAAAACCAAGTTTTATCAAAACTTAGGATTAATCACAGAAATTTTTATTAGACAAGAGTGTGTGAAGGACAGTCTAGCCATGAAGGAAGAATTTATTGAACTTAAGCAGTCATCTAATAATTAG
- a CDS encoding ATP-binding protein translates to MKYLMQKLIIENYSSIDKKRCLYQRNQAEPCRICQDHCPSEAISLTKSCVEIDEEVCKGCGICKSTCPSQAITLKEFGEEKNLQNLNPNEVVLIGCKQETSEGNILFPCLNGLHKEYLVILMLLMKGKRIYFNVSQCENCYIEKGCHYFIQALTKAETVINGLGMDANISLIYHKEDLPSYTTQVMSRRELFTLFKDGSVHMTLDATSSILGKNNVKDFRTRNLLVDMLKEENDLNKEAPHHFESLFTTWSLDSKCNGCGLCEAVCPWKAWQIERSDEVNISHHARRCRSCTLCHELCPQKAINKDAFSLNLLAGAAVKTTIPLVKCHNCNKKYVQKTSEQQLCNTCSKRKKLKKSVI, encoded by the coding sequence ATGAAATATTTGATGCAAAAGTTGATCATAGAAAACTATTCCAGTATTGATAAGAAACGCTGCCTTTATCAGCGGAATCAAGCTGAACCCTGTCGCATCTGTCAAGATCATTGTCCTTCGGAAGCCATTTCTTTAACAAAGAGCTGTGTAGAGATTGATGAGGAGGTTTGTAAAGGATGCGGTATATGCAAAAGCACTTGTCCTTCTCAAGCCATCACATTAAAAGAGTTTGGTGAGGAAAAGAATTTACAAAATCTCAATCCAAATGAAGTCGTATTGATAGGCTGTAAGCAAGAAACAAGTGAAGGAAATATTTTGTTTCCTTGCTTAAATGGGTTGCATAAAGAATATTTAGTGATATTGATGTTGCTTATGAAAGGCAAAAGGATATACTTTAATGTAAGTCAGTGTGAGAATTGTTATATTGAAAAGGGGTGTCACTATTTCATCCAAGCCTTAACAAAGGCAGAAACCGTTATCAATGGCTTAGGAATGGACGCTAACATATCTCTTATTTATCACAAGGAAGATTTGCCAAGCTATACAACCCAGGTAATGTCTAGGAGAGAACTATTTACCCTATTCAAGGATGGATCGGTGCATATGACCTTAGACGCAACCAGTAGCATCTTAGGGAAAAATAATGTTAAGGATTTTAGAACTAGAAACCTATTAGTTGATATGCTGAAGGAAGAAAATGATTTAAATAAAGAAGCACCACATCATTTTGAATCACTCTTTACAACCTGGAGTCTAGATTCCAAATGCAATGGGTGTGGTCTATGTGAAGCAGTGTGTCCATGGAAGGCATGGCAGATAGAGCGGTCAGATGAGGTAAATATCAGTCATCATGCAAGACGGTGCAGATCCTGTACTCTTTGTCATGAACTATGCCCTCAGAAAGCCATTAACAAGGATGCTTTTTCTTTAAATTTACTAGCGGGGGCGGCAGTAAAGACAACGATTCCTCTGGTCAAATGCCATAATTGTAATAAAAAATATGTTCAAAAAACAAGTGAACAGCAATTGTGTAATACTTGTAGTAAAAGGAAAAAATTGAAAAAGTCTGTTATATAA
- a CDS encoding twin-arginine translocase TatA/TatE family subunit has translation MFGKLGMPELVLIFAVALVIFGPSKLPEIGKSLGKSIKEFKKFSKEMKDDLSLEERETKDKDTVKVKEE, from the coding sequence ATGTTTGGTAAATTAGGAATGCCTGAATTAGTGTTAATTTTTGCTGTTGCCCTTGTCATCTTTGGACCTTCAAAGCTACCTGAAATAGGGAAATCTCTTGGGAAAAGCATTAAGGAGTTTAAAAAATTCTCAAAGGAAATGAAGGATGATCTCTCTCTAGAGGAAAGGGAGACAAAAGATAAAGATACAGTGAAGGTCAAAGAAGAGTAA